From a single Arachis hypogaea cultivar Tifrunner chromosome 3, arahy.Tifrunner.gnm2.J5K5, whole genome shotgun sequence genomic region:
- the LOC112734211 gene encoding small ribosomal subunit protein uS9 gives MAQQPLEQVQCFGRKKTAVAVTYCKRGRGLIKINGCPIELVEPEILRFKAFEPILLLGRHRFAGVDMRIRVKGGGHTSQIYAIRQSIAKALVAFYQKYVDEQSKKEIKDILVRYDRTLLVADPRRCEPKKFGGRGARARFQKSYR, from the coding sequence ATGGCGCAGCAACCACTGGAGCAAGTGCAGTGCTTCGGCCGCAAGAAGACTGCGGTGGCCGTCACATACTGTAAGAGAGGACGCGGCCTCATCAAGATCAACGGTTGCCCAATCGAGCTTGTGGAGCCGGAGATCCTGCGGTTCAAGGCGTTCGAGCCAATCCTGCTGCTCGGAAGGCACCGATTCGCCGGCGTTGACATGCGCATCCGCGTGAAGGGAGGAGGACACACTTCTCAGATCTACGCCATAAGGCAGAGCATAGCGAAGGCTCTTGTTGCGTTCTACCAGAAGTATGTGGACGAgcagagcaagaaggaaatcaaggacATTCTTGTCAGGTACGACCGAACCCTCCTCGTCGCCGATCCAAGGCGCTGCGAGCCCAAGAAGTTCGGTGGTCGCGGTGCTCGTGCTAGGTTCCAGAAGTCCTACCGTTAA
- the LOC112736081 gene encoding probable clathrin assembly protein At4g32285, translated as MQRRFRQVCSALKEQSHVRYAKIASAGGYSNMNTMMIKATTPDDVPLQDKYIEYLLTLFSLSPSSCHSFAITFTRRFGTTRSWRVALKCLILLHRLLRSVPENSPLSEQLLWIRSNGLISLHPCHFRDTCSSSSHSYTNFIRSYAHLLHVMLDSTDFEDQQQEQVLELLPQLQIVIDRAMDCFPVGLAAQSFMVQSAMKLIIRDSFVCYTRFRKEMAAVLDNLLQMPYRSCIAAFNIYKKASMQSNQLYEFHEWCRAKGLCGSYEYPLVDPIPHIQIKALETFLSGMWQLTEDEEEEKPLIDVEDDQVSWETLLETSVTFPHQNDMMSSFFFSSGHGHEDEQAAASAYNPFYQPNEHCGSFPRNPSYPWGL; from the coding sequence ATGCAAAGGAGGTTCCGGCAAGTTTGCAGTGCTCTGAAAGAGCAGAGTCACGTGAGATATGCAAAGATAGCATCAGCGGGTGGATACTCAAACATGAATACGATGATGATAAAGGCAACAACACCCGACGATGTTCCACTTCAAGACAAATACATTGAATACTTGTTGACACTCTTTTCGCTTTCTCCCTCTTCATGCCACTCCTTTGCAATCACATTCACTCGCCGATTCGGAACCACTCGCAGCTGGAGGGTCGCCCTCAAATGCCTCATTCTTCTCCACCGTTTGCTTCGCTCTGTTCCCGAAAACAGCCCTCTTTCCGAGCAACTCCTCTGGATTCGTTCCAATGGCTTGATCTCTCTCCACCCTTGCCATTTCAGGGACACTTGTTCTTCCTCTTCCCATTCCTACACCAACTTCATCAGATCCTATGCTCATCTTCTTCATGTCATGCTGGATTCCACAGACTTTGAAGaccaacaacaagaacaagtgcTTGAACTGTTGCCGCAACTGCAGATCGTGATTGATAGGGCCATGGATTGTTTCCCAGTGGGACTAGCAGCACAGAGTTTCATGGTGCAATCGGCAATGAAGCTCATAATCCGCGACAGTTTCGTTTGCTACACCAGATTCAGGAAAGAGATGGCGGCGGTTTTGGACAATCTGCTTCAGATGCCATATAGAAGCTGCATAGCGGCTTTCAACATATACAAGAAAGCATCAATGCAATCAAATCAGCTCTATGAGTTCCATGAATGGTGTAGGGCTAAAGGGTTGTGTGGTTCCTATGAGTACCCTTTGGTGGATCCAATACCACACATACAAATCAAAGCTCTTGAAACTTTTCTCAGCGGTATGTGGCAGTTAACTGAGGACGAAGAGGAGGAGAAGCCACTGATTGATGTTGAAGATGATCAAGTTAGTTGGGAGACACTGTTGGAAACCTCTGTTACTTTTCCTCATCAGAATGACATGATGAGCAGCTTCTTCTTCAGCTCTGGACATGGACATGAAGATGAACAGGCTGCTGCTAGTGCTTATAATCCTTTCTATCAGCCAAATGAACATTGCGGGAGTTTCCCTCGTAACCCTTCGTACCCTTGGGGTCTATGA